A genomic stretch from Hyalangium ruber includes:
- a CDS encoding class I SAM-dependent methyltransferase: MSGNDGRGRAPLSLVGQEPDLLFYTRQAGERGGPVLVLGAANGRVPWSLAGHGFAAVGVDASEAMVRAAEERRTTESVEVSERARFVVSDVRALRLEERFPLVLAPQHSMGLMATRDDLEAFIATVRHHLSPGGTFIYDVLNPPREAIIRDDEEDAPTAPLEPRRPLFALHLRERKLPGGTAPIRRLRLRHFAPEELEEALTAGGLTLRERFGRFDGKPFDLKDSRQIGVAGL, translated from the coding sequence ATGAGCGGGAACGACGGTCGCGGCCGCGCGCCACTTTCGCTGGTAGGCCAGGAGCCGGACCTCCTCTTCTACACACGCCAGGCGGGTGAGCGTGGGGGGCCGGTGCTGGTGCTGGGTGCGGCCAACGGGCGAGTGCCCTGGTCGCTTGCCGGGCATGGCTTCGCGGCGGTGGGGGTGGATGCCTCCGAGGCGATGGTCCGCGCGGCCGAGGAGCGCCGCACCACCGAGTCGGTCGAGGTCTCCGAGCGGGCGCGCTTCGTGGTCTCCGACGTGCGAGCGCTGCGCCTGGAGGAGCGCTTCCCGCTGGTGCTCGCGCCGCAACACTCCATGGGGCTGATGGCGACGCGGGATGACCTGGAGGCGTTCATCGCCACGGTGCGTCACCACCTCTCGCCAGGGGGCACCTTCATCTACGACGTGCTCAACCCGCCGCGCGAGGCCATCATCCGGGACGATGAGGAGGATGCGCCCACCGCGCCGCTGGAGCCGCGTCGGCCGCTGTTCGCCCTGCACCTGCGTGAGCGCAAGCTGCCCGGCGGCACCGCGCCCATCCGCAGGTTGCGGCTGCGCCACTTCGCCCCAGAGGAGCTGGAAGAGGCGCTGACCGCCGGCGGGCTCACGCTTCGGGAGCGCTTCGGGCGCTTCGATGGCAAGCCGTTCGACCTGAAGGACTCACGGCAGATCGGCGTCGCGGGCCTGTAG
- a CDS encoding response regulator transcription factor: protein MSEQARRILVVEDDLSILTGLSMNLKFEGYEVLQAQDGRAGLAKALDESPDLVVLDLMLPEVNGYEVLKELRRRGRDTPVVVLSAKGQEPDKILGLNLGADDYVVKPFGLQELLARIKAVLRRRYPSAGTPPVTFGDVEVDMVGRTVARAGKPVELTAQEFKLLAHFLAQPGRTFTREELLSGAWGFDYEGSARTVDNFVRQLRLKFEPDPEAPRHFLTVRGLGYRFDR from the coding sequence ATGAGCGAGCAGGCACGACGCATCCTGGTGGTGGAGGATGATTTGTCCATCCTCACGGGGCTCTCGATGAACCTGAAGTTCGAGGGCTACGAGGTGCTCCAGGCGCAGGACGGGCGCGCCGGGCTGGCCAAGGCACTGGACGAGTCGCCGGACCTGGTGGTGCTGGACCTCATGTTGCCGGAGGTGAACGGCTACGAGGTGCTCAAGGAGCTGCGGCGCCGGGGCCGGGACACGCCGGTGGTGGTGCTGTCGGCCAAGGGGCAGGAGCCGGACAAGATTCTCGGCCTGAACCTGGGCGCGGATGACTACGTGGTGAAGCCCTTCGGGCTGCAGGAGCTGCTGGCGCGCATCAAGGCGGTGCTGCGCCGGCGCTACCCTTCCGCGGGCACCCCGCCGGTGACGTTCGGGGACGTGGAGGTGGACATGGTGGGGCGCACGGTGGCGCGGGCGGGCAAGCCGGTGGAGCTGACGGCGCAGGAGTTCAAGCTGCTGGCGCACTTCCTGGCGCAGCCGGGGCGCACCTTCACCCGCGAGGAGCTGCTGTCGGGCGCGTGGGGATTCGACTACGAGGGCAGCGCACGCACGGTGGACAACTTCGTGCGCCAGCTGCGCTTGAAGTTCGAGCCGGACCCCGAGGCGCCCCGCCACTTCCTGACAGTCCGAGGCCTGGGCTACCGCTTCGATCGCTGA